From the Halomonas sp. MCCC 1A13316 genome, the window CTTGGGCGGGTCGGGTACTCGATCTCGGAAATGAGCGTTCTGCTCCTGTTGCATCCTTGTCACATCCTGCTCCTTGTCGCTTGCATGGATGCATAAGTTAGCAGGCCTGGCTTTCATCAGCTCAAGGGATATCTCGGCGCAAGGGCATGAACGACAAAGCCGCCGTGACGGGGCACGGCGGCTTCGGTAAATGCGGCCGGGGCGTGACGCCATCCGGCCAGGCTGGCCTCAGCTGCGGCTGGTGATTTCCAGCAGGTGGTAACCGAACTGGGTCTTGACCGGACCGTGCACCTTGTTCAACTCGCCCGAGAAAACCACTTCGTCGAATTCACGCACCATCTGGCCCGGGCCGAAGCTGCCCAGGTCGCCGCCCTGGCGGCCGGAGGGGCAGCTCGAGTGCTCGCGGGCGACTTCGGCGAAGTCGCGCCCGCCTTCGATCTCGGCCTTGAGGGCCTCACATTTCGCTTCGTCGTTTACCAAAATGTGTCGTGCAGTTGCCTTGGCCATGTCGTTCTCCTGACAATGAGGGCGCGCCAGCGCCACGTAAAGTGACGCGAAGGATAGCACGAGGCGTTCGCCAAGCCGAAAGCTACCCCTCGTAGGCGGCCAGGTCGACCTGTGCTGCCGCGTCACGCAACGGTATCAACGCCTGATACTCGGGCGAGTCGTACCACTGCTCCACGGCATGCATGTCAGGGAACCGCAGCATCACGATATTGGGGTGGCCCGGCTGCCCCGCCAGCGTGGAGGCGCGCTGCCCACGCATGATCACTTCGCCGCCCCAACTGGCGAGCGTCTCGGGGATTCGCTCGACGTAGTCCAGCCAGCGTTCGGGATCGTTAACGGTCACCTGACCGACGACATAGACATGGCTCATACGACGCTCCTTATCAATTACCGTCAGCACCGAACCTTAGACGCAGATTCTGCAGGCCGTCGAGCTCCATGCGCATCTCGTCCGAGAAGATCGGGTGGCCCTGAAGACGAATGGTGACCGTGGCATCGGCGCCGCGGTAGCCGAC encodes:
- a CDS encoding peptidylprolyl isomerase — its product is MAKATARHILVNDEAKCEALKAEIEGGRDFAEVAREHSSCPSGRQGGDLGSFGPGQMVREFDEVVFSGELNKVHGPVKTQFGYHLLEITSRS
- a CDS encoding DUF1330 domain-containing protein, with amino-acid sequence MSHVYVVGQVTVNDPERWLDYVERIPETLASWGGEVIMRGQRASTLAGQPGHPNIVMLRFPDMHAVEQWYDSPEYQALIPLRDAAAQVDLAAYEG